One segment of Streptomyces sp. NBC_01463 DNA contains the following:
- a CDS encoding methyltransferase domain-containing protein — protein MKMPDDAPFPGGGRYGEAFFRPEQAGEGERIDFGALAYDDITMARLRALGAGPGWRCLDVGAGTGTVSGRLLGEAGVTSVLAVDRDVRFLAERSVPGLEVLEADIAAPGFATGLRGPFHLVHARFVLMHLPDRERLIAALAGLVAPGGVLVLSDAVDLTSDRAPGTPYTAAMRAMWQGLGATIGTDVSWVPSYPQLLRGAGLGSVAAEIHVPPLLPGSALSRFWAETWERSREAMVATGLVDDAGVDAAVRYLESEECAALSAGMLTAWGRKPGGSPR, from the coding sequence ATGAAGATGCCCGACGATGCGCCGTTCCCCGGCGGCGGCCGCTACGGCGAAGCCTTCTTCCGTCCCGAACAGGCGGGGGAGGGCGAGCGGATCGACTTCGGGGCGCTCGCCTACGACGACATCACGATGGCGCGGCTGCGGGCACTGGGAGCGGGTCCGGGCTGGCGCTGTCTCGACGTGGGCGCCGGCACCGGCACGGTCTCCGGCCGGCTGCTGGGCGAGGCCGGGGTGACGAGCGTGCTCGCGGTCGACCGCGACGTCCGGTTTCTCGCCGAACGGTCGGTCCCGGGGCTGGAGGTCCTGGAGGCCGACATCGCCGCCCCCGGCTTCGCCACCGGGCTGCGCGGTCCCTTCCACCTCGTCCACGCGCGCTTCGTGCTGATGCATCTGCCGGATCGTGAGCGTCTGATCGCGGCACTGGCCGGCCTCGTCGCGCCCGGTGGTGTGCTGGTGCTCAGTGACGCGGTCGACCTGACGAGCGACCGGGCGCCCGGCACGCCGTACACCGCGGCGATGCGGGCGATGTGGCAGGGCCTGGGGGCCACCATCGGCACCGATGTGTCCTGGGTGCCGTCGTATCCGCAGTTGCTGCGCGGGGCGGGGCTCGGATCCGTCGCCGCCGAGATCCATGTGCCCCCGCTGCTTCCGGGCAGTGCCCTCAGCCGATTCTGGGCGGAGACGTGGGAGCGGAGCAGGGAGGCGATGGTCGCCACCGGCCTGGTCGACGACGCGGGTGTCGACGCGGCGGTGCGCTACCTGGAGTCCGAGGAGTGCGCGGCGTTGTCGGCCGGGATGCTCACCGCCTGGGGACGGAAACCGGGTGGGAGCCCTCGCTGA
- a CDS encoding SDR family oxidoreductase, translating to MNRFTGKTVLVTGAGSGLGRAIALAFAAEGASVIAAGRTAATLDETVGLIEAAGGTAAARTVDVTDSGRLQDLVRESVTRFGGLDIAVNNAGILRGAGPVADVSEEDWDAVLRTNVTGVWLAMKHEIAHMRENGGGVIVNVSSNLGAHLRIPNAAAYITSKAAVSALTRAAALDHIQQGIRINAVSPGASAAPMSLRPGETEAGRTERVKSENPLGRVAAAEEVAAAVLYLASTAAGSVVGTDLVVDSGSSA from the coding sequence ATGAACCGCTTCACCGGCAAGACCGTGCTCGTCACCGGCGCAGGCTCCGGTCTCGGCCGCGCGATCGCGCTCGCCTTCGCCGCCGAGGGCGCCTCCGTGATCGCCGCCGGTCGCACCGCGGCCACCCTGGACGAGACGGTCGGCCTCATCGAGGCGGCCGGCGGCACGGCTGCCGCCCGTACGGTCGACGTCACCGACTCCGGCCGGCTCCAGGACCTCGTGCGCGAGAGCGTCACCCGCTTCGGCGGGCTCGACATCGCGGTCAACAACGCCGGGATACTCCGCGGCGCCGGCCCGGTCGCGGACGTGAGCGAGGAGGACTGGGACGCGGTGCTGCGGACCAACGTCACCGGCGTCTGGCTGGCCATGAAACACGAGATCGCGCACATGAGGGAGAACGGCGGCGGGGTCATCGTCAACGTCTCCTCCAACCTCGGCGCCCACCTGCGCATCCCGAACGCCGCCGCCTACATCACCTCGAAGGCGGCGGTCTCCGCACTGACCCGCGCCGCCGCGCTCGACCACATCCAGCAGGGCATTCGCATCAACGCGGTCAGCCCGGGCGCCTCCGCCGCGCCCATGTCGCTCCGGCCCGGCGAGACCGAGGCGGGCCGGACCGAGCGGGTGAAGTCGGAGAACCCGCTCGGCCGGGTCGCGGCGGCCGAGGAGGTGGCGGCCGCGGTGCTCTACCTCGCGTCAACCGCGGCCGGATCGGTGGTCGGCACCGACCTGGTCGTCGACAGCGGTTCATCGGCCTGA
- a CDS encoding GNAT family N-acetyltransferase, translating to MSLLPAAADEIVVPVLVRDLVPADLPSCAWSGTPLHLAHVAHELERAAAGEVDYLAVCTPADLPVAIGGVDYRGAAGAGTLWQLGVLPALQSCGLGTVLIRAAEDRIRSRGLRRAELGVEESNPRARALYERLGYEAYGSEPDSWDVEAPDGSLRRYETMCTLMRKDLS from the coding sequence ATGAGCCTCCTGCCTGCCGCGGCGGACGAGATCGTCGTCCCCGTCCTCGTCCGTGACCTGGTGCCCGCCGATCTGCCGTCCTGCGCCTGGTCCGGCACGCCGCTTCATCTCGCGCACGTGGCGCATGAGCTGGAGCGTGCGGCGGCCGGGGAGGTGGACTATCTCGCGGTCTGTACGCCGGCGGATCTCCCCGTCGCGATCGGTGGCGTCGACTACCGGGGCGCGGCCGGCGCCGGCACGCTGTGGCAGCTCGGGGTGCTGCCGGCTCTCCAGTCGTGCGGTCTGGGCACCGTGCTCATCCGTGCCGCGGAGGACCGCATCAGGTCACGCGGCCTGCGGCGGGCGGAACTCGGGGTGGAGGAGAGCAACCCGCGTGCGCGGGCGCTGTACGAACGCCTGGGGTACGAGGCCTACGGCAGCGAGCCGGACTCCTGGGACGTGGAGGCGCCGGACGGTTCGCTGCGCCGGTACGAGACCATGTGCACGCTGATGCGCAAGGACCTGTCGTAG
- a CDS encoding MBL fold metallo-hydrolase, whose translation MAYAPKPATPATAAINREAVSRYAMEDRRDFADNDRGFLAPFPGTVQTRDGRVIFDPAWFDYIGDDTPAPDTVNPSLWRQSQLIRKGGLYKIAEGVFQVRNGDIANLTVIEGDTGLVVVDCTASVETATMSMRMIREHVSDKPVAAVIYTHTHIDHYGGVKGVVSADDVASGKVPIIAPGTIASFDAHAIGENVIAGNAMSRRAGYAFGSLLDRNSCGCVTSGIGIYAPSGSTISYISPTDSVTRTGEKRELAGLEFEFLYAPDTEAPEEMHIWVPQLKALTCAENANHSLHNIQTLRGARTRDARNFARYLDETLERWGDEAEVHYGPHTWPVFGNENITTFLESQRDTYKYIHDQALRLANKGYTPLEAAEAVELPEELRRNWASRGYHGTLHHDVRAVFHKELGLWDGDPATLHPHTPAETARRLTDLIGPGQILAEGRRAFEDGDYRWAVQILHALVFADPGNTEAKNLQADAYEQMGYQAEGPQWRGIFLTAARELRDGVVPAAFATASPDSILAMPVGILFDFAAVHLIGDKAADADLRIDFHFTDTDETWTMWVRRGVLNARRGAHPGTQLTARGPKAALVATVLKPGEAHRLAEAGKITLDGDDTVLRTLAGLLDDFDPNFPMITP comes from the coding sequence ATGGCCTACGCGCCCAAGCCCGCCACCCCCGCCACCGCCGCGATCAACCGGGAGGCCGTCTCCAGGTACGCGATGGAGGACCGGCGGGACTTCGCCGACAACGACCGCGGATTTCTCGCCCCGTTCCCCGGCACGGTGCAGACGCGGGACGGGCGGGTGATCTTCGACCCGGCGTGGTTCGACTACATCGGCGACGACACCCCGGCTCCGGACACGGTGAACCCGAGTCTCTGGCGGCAGTCGCAGCTCATCCGCAAGGGCGGCCTGTACAAGATCGCCGAAGGGGTCTTCCAGGTCCGCAACGGCGACATCGCGAACCTGACCGTCATCGAGGGCGACACCGGCCTGGTGGTGGTCGACTGCACCGCCTCGGTCGAGACCGCGACGATGTCGATGCGGATGATCCGCGAACACGTCTCCGACAAGCCCGTGGCCGCCGTCATCTACACCCACACGCACATCGACCACTACGGCGGCGTCAAGGGCGTCGTCAGCGCGGACGACGTCGCGTCGGGCAAGGTGCCGATCATCGCCCCGGGCACGATCGCCTCCTTCGACGCGCATGCGATCGGCGAGAACGTGATCGCCGGCAACGCCATGTCCCGCCGGGCCGGATACGCCTTCGGCAGCCTCCTCGACCGGAACTCCTGCGGCTGCGTCACCAGCGGCATCGGCATCTACGCCCCGTCCGGCAGCACCATCTCGTACATCTCCCCGACCGACTCCGTGACCAGGACCGGGGAGAAGCGGGAACTGGCGGGCCTGGAATTCGAGTTCCTCTACGCCCCGGACACCGAGGCGCCCGAGGAGATGCACATCTGGGTCCCGCAGCTCAAGGCGCTGACCTGCGCGGAGAACGCCAACCACTCCCTGCACAACATCCAGACCCTGCGCGGCGCCCGCACGCGGGACGCCCGCAACTTCGCCCGCTATCTCGACGAGACGCTGGAACGCTGGGGCGACGAGGCCGAGGTGCACTACGGGCCGCACACCTGGCCGGTGTTCGGGAACGAGAACATCACCACGTTCCTGGAGTCCCAGCGCGACACGTACAAGTACATCCACGACCAGGCGCTGCGGCTCGCGAACAAGGGCTACACCCCGCTGGAGGCCGCCGAGGCCGTCGAGCTCCCCGAGGAGCTGCGCAGGAACTGGGCCAGCCGCGGCTACCACGGCACCCTCCACCACGACGTCCGTGCCGTCTTCCACAAGGAACTGGGCCTGTGGGACGGCGACCCCGCCACCCTCCACCCGCACACCCCGGCGGAGACCGCCCGCCGCCTCACGGACCTGATCGGCCCCGGACAGATCCTCGCCGAGGGCCGCCGCGCCTTCGAGGACGGCGACTACCGCTGGGCCGTCCAGATCCTGCACGCCCTGGTCTTCGCCGACCCGGGCAACACCGAGGCCAAGAACCTCCAGGCGGACGCGTACGAGCAGATGGGCTACCAGGCCGAGGGCCCGCAGTGGCGCGGCATCTTTCTCACCGCCGCCAGGGAACTGCGCGACGGCGTCGTACCGGCCGCGTTCGCCACGGCGAGCCCCGACTCGATCCTCGCGATGCCGGTCGGCATCCTCTTCGACTTCGCGGCCGTGCACCTCATCGGCGACAAGGCCGCCGACGCCGACCTCCGCATCGACTTCCACTTCACGGACACCGACGAGACCTGGACCATGTGGGTGCGGCGAGGAGTCCTCAACGCCCGCCGAGGCGCCCACCCCGGGACCCAGCTCACCGCCCGCGGCCCCAAGGCCGCCCTCGTCGCCACCGTCCTCAAGCCCGGGGAGGCGCACCGGCTCGCCGAGGCCGGGAAGATCACCCTCGACGGCGACGACACCGTCCTGCGGACCCTTGCCGGACTCCTCGACGACTTCGACCCGAACTTCCCGATGATCACGCCCTGA
- a CDS encoding beta-lactamase family protein has protein sequence MRRTPARRLFAATLLVASVLAPMTLAGSPPVQAAGIDRHDSCARDCLDPALRARLDRAIEDVREQAGIPGAVVGLWMPGKGNYVRASGVADTATGEPMAADSYVRIGSETKTFTVTALLELVDEHRVGLDDPISDYVPGVRNGHRITLRQLAEMRSGLFPYTADADFEHDLLSDPQRYFTPRELLAYGMKHKNTFAPGAEFQYSNSNLILLGLVIEKVSGQRLGDFIHDRVLRPSGLRHTLFPTGPEFPAPHPHGYTDQTLSGETADATCWNPSWAWGAGAMISDLHDLRSWARNVATGELLSPRTQAQRLKTLPTGVPGLSYGLGIFETGGWIGHNGSLPGYETVTVYLPPLKATLVIMINTDSLSGTQEPSTLLARAITQIATPDNVYDGGVSPT, from the coding sequence ATGCGACGCACCCCCGCCCGACGGCTGTTCGCCGCCACACTGCTCGTGGCCTCCGTGCTGGCCCCGATGACCCTGGCCGGCTCGCCGCCGGTCCAGGCCGCGGGCATCGACCGGCACGACAGCTGCGCCCGGGACTGCCTCGATCCCGCGCTGAGAGCCCGGCTGGACAGAGCCATCGAGGACGTGCGCGAGCAGGCCGGCATTCCCGGCGCCGTCGTCGGCCTGTGGATGCCGGGCAAGGGGAACTACGTCCGCGCCTCAGGCGTCGCCGACACCGCCACCGGTGAGCCGATGGCCGCCGACTCGTACGTCCGGATCGGCAGCGAGACCAAGACGTTCACGGTCACCGCCCTGCTCGAACTCGTCGACGAACACCGGGTCGGCCTCGACGACCCGATCTCCGACTACGTACCCGGCGTGCGCAACGGACACCGGATCACGCTCCGCCAGCTCGCCGAGATGCGCAGCGGCCTGTTCCCGTACACCGCCGACGCGGACTTCGAGCACGACCTGCTGAGCGACCCGCAGCGCTACTTCACCCCGCGGGAACTGCTCGCGTACGGCATGAAGCACAAGAACACCTTCGCGCCGGGCGCGGAGTTCCAGTACTCCAACTCCAACCTCATCCTGCTCGGCCTGGTGATCGAGAAGGTCAGCGGGCAGCGGCTCGGCGACTTCATCCACGACCGGGTGCTCCGCCCGTCCGGTCTGCGCCACACGCTGTTCCCGACGGGGCCCGAGTTCCCCGCACCGCACCCGCACGGATACACCGACCAGACGCTGAGCGGCGAGACGGCGGACGCCACCTGCTGGAACCCCAGCTGGGCGTGGGGCGCCGGCGCGATGATCTCCGATCTGCACGACCTGCGCAGCTGGGCCAGGAACGTCGCCACCGGAGAACTGCTCAGCCCCAGGACGCAGGCGCAGCGGCTCAAGACGCTGCCGACCGGCGTTCCCGGTCTCAGCTACGGCCTCGGCATCTTCGAGACCGGCGGCTGGATCGGGCACAACGGCTCCCTGCCGGGGTACGAGACCGTCACCGTCTACCTGCCCCCGCTCAAGGCCACCCTGGTCATCATGATCAACACGGATTCCCTCAGCGGGACCCAGGAGCCCTCCACGCTGCTCGCCCGGGCGATCACGCAGATCGCCACCCCGGACAACGTCTACGACGGCGGGGTCTCCCCGACGTAG
- a CDS encoding TetR/AcrR family transcriptional regulator codes for MARTKEFDPDAALQSALELFWRRGYEATSIADLVEHLGIGRASIYATFGSKHELYLKAMDRYSEGRDPFLLTELSQPGPALPAVRAVVRRFASEAASPEDRLHGCLITNTAAELAPHDSAAARRVEISWEHLETLLHSALVRARAQGELPADRDPRALSRMLLVLLQGVRIVGKASDDPARVRDAAEQALTLLD; via the coding sequence GTGGCCAGGACCAAGGAATTCGATCCGGACGCCGCGCTGCAGTCGGCCCTTGAGCTGTTCTGGCGGCGCGGCTACGAAGCGACGTCGATCGCCGATCTCGTCGAGCACCTCGGCATCGGCCGCGCCAGCATCTACGCCACCTTCGGCAGCAAGCACGAGCTGTACCTGAAGGCCATGGACCGGTACTCCGAGGGCCGCGATCCGTTCCTCCTCACCGAGCTGTCCCAGCCGGGGCCGGCCCTGCCCGCCGTACGGGCGGTGGTCCGCCGCTTCGCCTCGGAGGCCGCCTCCCCCGAGGACCGGCTGCACGGCTGCCTCATCACCAACACGGCGGCCGAACTCGCGCCGCACGACTCCGCGGCGGCCCGCCGGGTCGAGATCAGCTGGGAGCACCTCGAAACGCTGCTGCACTCCGCGCTCGTCCGGGCACGGGCGCAGGGCGAGCTGCCCGCGGACCGCGATCCGCGCGCACTGTCCCGCATGCTGCTCGTCCTGCTCCAGGGCGTACGGATCGTCGGCAAGGCGTCCGACGATCCCGCCCGGGTGCGGGACGCGGCCGAGCAGGCGCTCACCCTGCTGGACTGA
- a CDS encoding ATP-binding protein, whose amino-acid sequence MSAEQMPVPAGLVVLVGPPASGKTAFVRELVARGSLDPEAVVSSDAIRAELFGDEGADAVCDAADARIFDERDRRIAGRLAAGRTAVAESTNVTPRARARLAALAERFGAPVTVLRFPQGEADLLRQNAERPRDDVSAADVRAYAALMRQDANEARLRAEGAAFVYDVPGRGQGVTPAEAARRFTFRRA is encoded by the coding sequence ATGAGCGCCGAGCAGATGCCGGTCCCCGCGGGACTCGTCGTACTCGTCGGACCGCCCGCCTCGGGCAAGACCGCCTTCGTCCGTGAGCTGGTCGCCCGGGGGAGTCTCGACCCGGAGGCCGTCGTCTCCAGCGACGCGATCCGTGCGGAGCTCTTCGGGGACGAGGGAGCGGATGCCGTCTGCGACGCGGCCGACGCGCGGATCTTCGACGAACGCGACCGCCGGATCGCCGGCAGACTCGCCGCGGGCCGCACCGCGGTCGCCGAGTCGACGAACGTCACGCCGCGGGCACGCGCACGCCTTGCGGCCCTCGCCGAACGCTTCGGTGCGCCGGTGACCGTGCTGCGTTTCCCGCAGGGCGAGGCGGACCTGCTGAGACAGAACGCGGAACGGCCGCGGGACGACGTCTCCGCCGCGGACGTCAGGGCCTACGCCGCCCTCATGAGGCAGGACGCGAACGAGGCCCGGCTGCGAGCGGAGGGCGCCGCCTTCGTGTACGACGTCCCCGGGCGGGGACAAGGGGTCACGCCCGCGGAGGCCGCCCGGCGGTTCACCTTCCGCCGGGCCTGA
- a CDS encoding protein kinase family protein — MAAAARLAAHSTVSTALALRSDHELAALVDAAPPLGSGIGGRSALLEADGKQVFVKRVPLTDLELLPENVRSTANLYGLPMCCQYGVGGPGFGAWRELAVHTMTTNWVLEGAYPGFPMMYHWRVLPETAVLPEDLADVDKVVAFWGGSPEVRRRIEGLQQSSASLTLFLEYIPLTLHDWLTELAQTGEEAADEVLPMVERELEAGTSFMNAHGLLHFDAHFQNILTDGRRLYFTDFGLALSSLFDLSPSEAGFLGLHRTYDRCYTVSWLVNWLITALYGYERDERIALIRACGRGEDPLPGPPKARAVLSRHAPLAAELTDFYLKVQDGDRETPYPAAELRRILEADGARPRPQADEPLSTTRSVPTTDPAAVDAR; from the coding sequence ATGGCGGCCGCGGCGCGCCTGGCCGCCCACAGCACTGTCTCCACCGCCCTCGCCCTGCGAAGTGACCACGAGCTGGCCGCACTTGTGGACGCCGCCCCGCCGCTCGGCTCCGGTATCGGCGGGAGGTCCGCGCTGCTGGAGGCCGACGGGAAGCAGGTCTTCGTGAAGCGGGTGCCGCTCACGGACCTGGAGCTGCTGCCGGAGAACGTACGGTCCACGGCCAACCTGTACGGGCTGCCCATGTGCTGTCAGTACGGCGTCGGCGGGCCCGGCTTCGGGGCGTGGCGGGAGCTCGCCGTCCACACCATGACGACGAACTGGGTGCTCGAAGGCGCGTACCCGGGGTTCCCGATGATGTACCACTGGCGCGTGCTGCCGGAGACGGCCGTACTGCCCGAGGACCTCGCGGACGTGGACAAGGTGGTGGCCTTCTGGGGAGGGAGCCCGGAGGTGCGTCGCCGCATCGAGGGCCTTCAGCAGTCCTCGGCGAGCCTCACGCTGTTCCTGGAGTACATCCCCCTCACGCTCCACGACTGGCTCACCGAGCTGGCGCAGACCGGCGAAGAGGCCGCCGACGAGGTCCTCCCCATGGTGGAGCGCGAACTGGAGGCCGGTACGTCCTTCATGAACGCGCACGGGCTCCTGCACTTCGACGCCCACTTCCAGAACATCCTCACCGACGGCCGGCGCCTCTACTTCACGGACTTCGGCCTCGCCCTGTCCTCCCTGTTCGACCTGTCACCCTCCGAGGCCGGCTTCCTCGGCCTGCACCGGACCTACGACCGCTGCTACACGGTCAGCTGGCTGGTGAACTGGCTGATCACCGCCCTGTACGGATACGAGCGCGACGAACGCATCGCACTCATCCGCGCATGCGGCCGGGGAGAGGACCCGCTGCCCGGGCCGCCGAAGGCCAGGGCCGTCCTCTCCCGGCACGCGCCGCTCGCCGCAGAGCTGACGGACTTCTACCTGAAGGTCCAGGACGGGGACAGGGAGACCCCGTACCCCGCGGCCGAGCTCCGCCGGATCCTCGAAGCCGACGGAGCGCGGCCGAGGCCTCAGGCCGATGAACCGCTGTCGACGACCAGGTCGGTGCCGACCACCGATCCGGCCGCGGTTGACGCGAGGTAG
- a CDS encoding MFS transporter has translation MTAGGAAHVVDVQHRYAFALLGSVQTTLIFTLAAIAVPLPVIGREFGLQRADLILLSASYGLTFAGLLLFGGRLADRYGGRRTLAFGLLLFAAASAAAPFAPGVGALLAARFAQGAGAALVAPAAMAVLRAAHPSPAAYGRAMATWGGLSVLGATAGNLLSGVILTWLSWRWTFVVPLVVAVAALALAPRLLPHTAPHRGRTLDLPGALLATAGITFASYGLVVTDVRPWLSAGVLVPLLGGTVLLVVFLCAERRAGDPLLPPRFLLDRRRGLALTAIALSACATAMTSVVLSLHLQQTRDWSPLRTSAAFVPFALALITSGRAAGPLAVRYGAGAVTTAGLGTGAAGLALLAGPGLHAHTPYAYGLLPGLVLLAAGTAAAFGGAAVLATAGVPPHRTGLAGGVLNSAMELGPTVLFALLLALGSDSLSLAATGCALAVTAVLNHRTH, from the coding sequence ATGACCGCCGGGGGAGCCGCCCACGTCGTCGACGTGCAGCACCGCTACGCCTTCGCCCTTCTCGGCAGCGTGCAGACCACGCTGATCTTCACGCTCGCCGCGATCGCCGTACCGCTGCCGGTCATCGGGCGGGAATTCGGCTTGCAGCGGGCCGACTTGATCCTGCTCAGCGCCTCGTACGGGCTGACCTTCGCCGGGCTGCTGCTCTTCGGCGGCCGTCTGGCCGACCGCTACGGCGGGCGGCGCACCCTCGCCTTCGGCCTCCTTCTCTTCGCCGCCGCCTCGGCCGCCGCCCCGTTCGCTCCCGGTGTCGGGGCCCTGCTCGCGGCCCGTTTCGCGCAGGGCGCCGGTGCGGCCCTCGTCGCGCCCGCCGCCATGGCGGTGCTGCGTGCCGCCCATCCGTCACCCGCCGCGTACGGCAGGGCGATGGCCACCTGGGGCGGCCTCTCCGTGCTCGGCGCGACCGCCGGGAATCTGCTCTCCGGCGTCATCCTGACGTGGCTCTCGTGGCGTTGGACGTTCGTCGTGCCGCTCGTGGTCGCGGTCGCCGCCCTGGCGCTCGCGCCCCGGCTGCTGCCGCACACCGCTCCGCACCGCGGCAGGACGCTCGACCTGCCGGGCGCTCTGCTCGCCACGGCCGGGATCACCTTCGCCAGTTACGGACTCGTCGTCACCGACGTCCGGCCCTGGTTGTCGGCGGGCGTGCTCGTGCCCCTGCTCGGCGGGACCGTCCTGCTCGTCGTGTTCCTGTGCGCCGAGCGCCGCGCCGGCGACCCGCTGCTGCCGCCCCGCTTCCTGCTCGACCGGCGGCGGGGCCTCGCCCTCACGGCCATCGCGCTGAGCGCCTGTGCGACCGCGATGACCTCCGTGGTCCTCTCGCTCCACCTCCAGCAGACACGCGACTGGTCACCCCTCCGGACCTCGGCGGCCTTCGTGCCGTTCGCCCTCGCCCTGATCACATCCGGCCGGGCGGCAGGGCCGCTCGCCGTGCGGTACGGGGCCGGAGCCGTCACGACCGCCGGACTCGGCACCGGCGCGGCCGGGCTCGCCCTCCTCGCCGGCCCCGGACTCCACGCGCACACCCCGTACGCGTACGGGCTGCTGCCGGGACTCGTGCTGCTGGCGGCCGGTACCGCCGCCGCGTTCGGCGGGGCCGCCGTGCTCGCCACCGCAGGTGTGCCGCCGCACCGGACCGGGCTCGCGGGCGGTGTGCTGAACAGCGCGATGGAGCTCGGCCCGACCGTCCTGTTCGCCCTCCTGCTCGCGCTCGGTAGCGACTCCCTCTCGCTGGCCGCGACGGGGTGCGCCCTCGCCGTCACAGCCGTCCTCAACCACCGCACCCACTGA
- the dacB gene encoding D-alanyl-D-alanine carboxypeptidase/D-alanyl-D-alanine-endopeptidase: protein MVAGCSALLLLALTSGAAAQAVSSPDTAGPDRLDPRITEIMRKPDYPHAQWGLLQQDPDSGRVVHSRFADQFFIPGSVAKLFGTSGAWDALGGDHRFRTPVYAIGERRGSTLNGDLGLVAQGDLTMGGRTRRDGTVDYTDLDHTYADDFPGATLTPENPLAGIDKLAQQVRLSGITRVAGNVIVDDRLFRPEPVFDPVPTPLIINDNLIDLLTTPGARPGSPARLDWRPKVSPYRVTSTVRTVAAGQPTDIQVTASADGTRIRLSGTIAAGSEPALKVSPITDPAAFGRTALIEALERAGVQVTAKATGANPVGQLPGSYAGRPRVALYTSPPFSQYAKLIFKVSHNLGGNLAICLMAVTAGSKDCMDGFPVLADFLDRAGVDRKQVQLLDGRGGNPVDRTTPRAVVQLLTYWQHTPEAKVFRNTLPILGVDGLLAENCTHCPARGKVFAKTGAAVGLDALNNRLAVGAITIAGYLDKGHGRFDAFFAGVNGASTRTTDVNEVLDIADDLAMISAYLQEDAARREG, encoded by the coding sequence GTGGTCGCCGGATGCAGTGCGCTGCTGCTCCTGGCCCTGACATCGGGCGCCGCCGCCCAGGCGGTCTCGTCGCCCGACACCGCCGGTCCCGACCGGCTCGACCCGCGGATCACGGAGATCATGCGGAAGCCGGACTACCCCCACGCCCAGTGGGGTCTGCTCCAGCAGGACCCGGACAGCGGGCGGGTCGTCCACAGCCGGTTCGCCGATCAGTTCTTCATCCCCGGTTCCGTGGCCAAGCTGTTCGGGACCTCCGGGGCGTGGGACGCACTCGGTGGCGACCACCGCTTCAGGACGCCCGTGTACGCGATCGGCGAGCGCCGCGGCAGCACGCTGAACGGCGATCTCGGCCTGGTCGCCCAGGGCGATCTCACCATGGGCGGCAGGACCCGTCGGGACGGCACGGTCGACTACACCGATCTCGACCACACGTACGCCGACGACTTCCCCGGCGCCACGCTCACCCCGGAGAACCCGCTCGCCGGGATCGACAAGCTCGCCCAGCAGGTGCGGCTCTCCGGCATCACCCGTGTCGCGGGGAACGTGATCGTCGACGACCGGCTGTTCCGGCCCGAGCCGGTCTTCGACCCCGTCCCGACCCCGCTGATCATCAACGACAATCTCATCGACCTGCTGACCACCCCGGGCGCCCGTCCCGGCTCGCCCGCCCGGCTGGACTGGCGGCCGAAGGTCTCCCCGTACCGCGTCACGTCGACCGTGCGGACCGTGGCTGCGGGGCAGCCGACGGACATCCAGGTGACGGCCTCCGCCGACGGCACCCGGATCCGGCTCTCCGGCACCATCGCGGCCGGCTCCGAACCGGCGCTGAAGGTGTCCCCGATCACCGACCCGGCGGCCTTCGGGCGCACCGCGCTGATCGAGGCGCTGGAGCGGGCCGGGGTGCAGGTGACGGCGAAGGCGACCGGTGCCAACCCGGTCGGGCAGCTCCCCGGCTCGTACGCGGGCCGGCCGCGCGTGGCCCTGTACACCTCGCCGCCGTTCTCCCAGTACGCCAAGCTCATCTTCAAGGTCAGCCACAACCTGGGCGGCAACCTCGCCATCTGTCTGATGGCGGTCACGGCCGGCAGCAAGGACTGCATGGACGGCTTCCCGGTGCTGGCCGACTTCCTGGACCGCGCGGGCGTCGACCGCAAGCAGGTCCAGCTCCTGGACGGCCGCGGCGGAAACCCCGTCGACCGGACCACGCCCAGGGCCGTGGTGCAGCTGCTGACGTACTGGCAGCACACGCCCGAGGCGAAGGTCTTCCGGAACACACTGCCCATCCTCGGCGTCGACGGTCTGCTGGCCGAGAACTGCACCCACTGCCCGGCCCGCGGAAAGGTGTTCGCGAAGACCGGGGCCGCGGTCGGGCTCGATGCGCTCAACAACCGGCTGGCCGTCGGCGCCATCACGATCGCCGGCTACCTCGACAAGGGCCACGGCCGCTTCGACGCCTTCTTCGCGGGCGTGAACGGCGCCTCCACCCGGACCACCGACGTCAACGAAGTGCTGGACATCGCCGACGACCTCGCCATGATCTCCGCGTACTTGCAGGAGGACGCGGCACGGCGCGAAGGCTGA